The following DNA comes from Lathamus discolor isolate bLatDis1 chromosome 5, bLatDis1.hap1, whole genome shotgun sequence.
taaaaGGCCAACGTGGGAGAAGAGCTCATATCAGCCTCTACATCTGCACAAATCCTTTTCAGAGTCTGACTTAAGCGATCCCTTAAGCTCAAATGTATCTGAGGGGTCTGACAGAGCctttgaagaaaacaggagTGAAACCCCATCATCTGCACTTGCCAAGCAACGGATTGAAACCATGTGGGATGGGTTCTCTGTGGAAGATTACATCCCTCGCACCAAACCCAGCTCACCCGCCTGCAGAACCAcgcagaagaaacagaaagcttgGTCACCCAGAGTGACGGTGCCCAAGCCCTTCCAGATGACTATCAGAGAAGCcaggaagaaagagcagaacATCAAGTCGAAGTCATTGGTTGAAATGGAGAACAACTTACTGAagaagcagctggaggaggaagcagagtgTCAGAAGCAGTTCCGAGCCAACCCAGTGCCCGCTGCTGTCTTCCTGCCGCTCTACCATGAAATCGTGCAGCGCAATGAAGAGCGCAGGAGGTCCGTGAAAGAGAGGAGCAAACTGCGGCTCTTGGCTTGTCAGAAGCCATTTAAATTCATTGAGCGAGAGAAGCAAAGGAACGAGATGAGGAAAATGCAACTGAGAGACCTTTCTGCgcctggaaagaaaacaggactgTTCAAAGCAAAACCGGTTCCTAGATGTGTCTATAGCCCGGCTGTTAACGACAggctgaaggaggaggagctCTACAGGGAGATCAGGATCAGAGTGAGAGCTGAGGAGCTGCTACGTAATTCGTCTCTCCCCAACAGCAGGCTGGCTTTAAAGGATGTCAGTAAAAAGAAGAAGCCCAAGTGCAGTGAACCAAAGCAAATCGAGCATAAACCCAGGATCAAATCAAGTGTTCCAGACTTTGAACTGCTGCACCAGAGATTTCAGCAGCggctcctgcagcagaaacaagCGAAGCACCTGACAGTCTGTGAACCTTTTGGTCTCCGTACTCCGTATATTCCCTCAAACAAGGGGAAGATACTGAAAGACATTGAAGAGGATGAAGAGAAGCTGAAGGAAACACGCTGGCCATATGTCTCTCCAAGACGTAAACCCCAGATGAGACATTCAAAGGTGAATTCACATCTTGGAGGATCTAAATCaccaaaaatcacagaatccacaAGACGTCGAATACATGCCATAAGGTGACTACTGCAGTGGTGCTCTATATTGTGTATGTACTTTAAGAGCAGTTTTCTCTTGTATTTCtatatatcacagaatcataaactcacagaatagtttgggttggaaaggaccttaagatcatccagttccaacccctttgcttgggcagggacacctcacactagacaatgtcacccaaggctctgtccaacctggccttgaacactgccagggatgaagcactcacaacctccctgggcaacccattccagtgcctcaccaccctaacaggaaagaatttcctccttagatccaatctaaacttcccctgtttaagttttaacccgttaccccttgtcctgtcactacagtccctgacgaagagtccttccccagcatccctatagggccccttcagatactggaaggctgctctgaggtctccacgcagccttctcttctccaggctgaacagccccaacttcctcagcctgtcttcatacgggaggtgctccagtcccctgatcatcctcgtggcctcctctggacttgttccagcagttccatgtcctttttatgttgaggacaccagaactgcacacaatgctccaggtgaggtctcacaagagcagagcagaggggcaggatcacctccttcgccctgctggtcacgctccttttgatgcagcccaggatacggttggctttctgggctgaatACGTAGTGAATTTTTCCATGCAGTGGATGTAGAAATTAATGTATATTAATATAAGGACGTAATTATAATAGacaaaatacttaaaagtaGGACTTAAGATTGTTAAAGAAAGAATAGTGCATTTTTGTCGGCATACGCACAGGAAAGGGATAAatgcctgctgcttcccaggatACCCTTGAACCCTTAAAATGGCACACACTTTGTGTCCTCTTACACCTACCCTGTTTTCACCCTGCTTTCCTCTTTGCCAAAGCTTCCTTTGAAGTCTTGCTCTTGGTTCAAAGTGAATTCAGCCTTAGTTTATGTTTCCACCAGGAGTTCACTTGAGGAAAAGAGGAAGCTGGAAGAACAACAGCAAAGGAtcagaacaaagcagaaacaaagaacaaaaagcctCCAGAAACTTGTAACCACTCGGGCTGAGGCCAATGACCCCCATCAGAGCCTTGCTCAGGTGTCCAAATCCAAATTAAGAACATTCAGGTATCTTGTTGCGTTCCCCTGATCCTGGAGATCTCATTCTACATTGTATGAGAGACATACaatgtaaaatatagcgtagtCCAAGTTTATGTGGTCACACGTTTGCTAAATCTGACACTGTACAAGCACGTAGGAAAGAAGTGGCCAAATGCAGTATTCCAACTGGGAAATTGTTGCCTGTTCTCAGGATTTTGATCTTTAAGGTATTCCAGATTAGCTCCTGTGTTTCCTCAATGGAGgaatcagaaggaaaaggacCAGTGCAGTTACAGAATACCCTTGCACTGCTGGATTGCCAGGTGTTGGTACAACTTTGGTGCTCAGTGTCTCCTAGGGTAATGAACAAGTCACAATTCATCACTTTGTCCCAGCAGGACCCCACTTAAGAGGGGAAATCAGAGCAGGAATATTCAACGTAGCACAGGTATCAGCAGCAAACCAGGAAGCTGCTGGTGCTTAGCAGGAATGGGATCCAAAATTCCCTTTAGTAGAGATAGAGACTGGAAAGCTGTTTCTATAAGACTTGAGGAAAAGTAGCACTCAAGGAATAAACATCACGGCCTTCTCAGTGTGCTGTAAGCTACCAGTCCAGAtggctccagctccctgatGCTGATCTGACTCCAGAATTGATGCTTGgccttgtttctgcttttcatttctgcttcttgttCTTTGTAATTCCTAGGAAAAAACCTCCACAAATTAGTCCTGTTTGAATGAGTCTCTAGTGAGGTTTATATCTCTCTTGGCACCATGGCACTGCAGCAGTATCATCCATTTAAGGTGGTGTTACGTGGTGACAGTGAGAGGTACTGACTGCTCTGCCTCTGTTGCTTCATGCATAGGCAGGATCCTGGGCAGTGACTGCAAATCCTGATTTCCAGTAAGCAGGCAAACAGCCAGTAACTGACAGTGGCAGGGCAAAACAATACAAGgatgaatcatggaatggtttgggttggaagggaccttaagatcatccagttccaaccccctgctatggggagggacacctcacactcatGAATGATCATGAGATAGGCCTGATTATGAGATTTGTAGCTTAGATTAGCAACTCTTAACTCTCATACTTAACCTTAAGACATGGTTGAAGCCAGAGATGTGTCTGAAATGCAGGTGGAGGCAAAGCACACATGGGCAGAAATACGACTTGCACATGGTCTTGGGCAGCAGAGATGCAGTGGTAGAGCTGCAGGGCAAAGAGGGCAGTGCCTTCTGACTATTTTATTAGAGTCAGAACTCAAACACAATTGCTTTTGTAATGCAACCAGTAGATACTGTTAATAAGAGGAGCTTTCTAATGTCATTGTCCTTAGGTAGATGATGTGCTGACTGTAGAAGCAGAAATCAAGCTGAGTTACAGTAGCAGGGTGGAGAATCAAGAGGAATAGTGGGTGTGTTTACAAGATGTGAGTTGAGTTTATTCAACAGCAAACTTCAACATTAAAGTCTTCAGCTTAATCAGATTTTGTGCGTATTGTAACACACTCGTGCTGAGCTCTTGTCTGCACAGAAAATTATGCTGTTACAAAGCAAGATTACTTCCCTGGTGCTGATGCATTAAGGCTGGTACAAGTGCTTAACTGGATAATGCTTATTTCAGCATAGGCTGGGTAATAGGGTACATTCATGTAAGTGCTCTTCTAACAGATAATTAGGTTTGTAGAAAGCCGCCTGAGAGAGCAAGCAAGGAGCAACAATGAAGTTCACTCCCTCCAAGTGGTGAATAACTTGCTTTAATGCACAGCTATTGTGCATTGCAGAAGTTCAGAGGATGGTaagggaaggaggcaggaggagacaCAAGTGTAAATGTGCCATCACTCATGCTTGACCTTAAGTGACTTGGTAGTGCTGGAGCTGGCCCAGTACAGAGGCAATACCACAAAGGGGTGTCTTTGTCACACACGGAGGATTACAGCCCATTACCTGGATTATCTGGTGCTTGCTATGATCTGAGATATTTCCTCATCCTGCTGTAACACCTGGGACCCTGACAAGCCAACTAGGAAAACAGTGTCCTATGatggcactggcacagggtgcccagagaagctgtggctgccccatccctggcagtgttcaaggccaggttggatggggcttggggcaacctgctctagtggaaggtgtccctgcccgtggcagggggttggaactggatgagctttaaggtcccttccgacccaaaccattccatgattctatgatcgaGAATGTGGTCACCCCTCTTGTGAGACAGACTGGAAAACTAGCAAGATTCTTGCCATCAAACTTTTACCTTAAAgtgctgatttttatttaatgataTTAATTTCCTGTGTGTATTCTACTCAATACTGCTTAGAACAAGCAGAGTATCTGTATGAAATCAGCGTTTAAAACACTAAGTATCCCAAGTAACCCTAAGAATCCAAACTCAGGCAAACTCTCTTTAAGCTCAGTAGCCAGGACCTCTCTCCAAAGTGACAGCTTCCCAGCCAGTTTTATTCAGTCCTTACGGACAGGCAGTTGCTGTGAAACGAGACAGTAACTTCAGAGCCTGTAACCCCTGTAAGCTAATTTACTGTTGATATGTCTTTAAGTAGGGGAATATTGAGTTTGCTAGGAGCGGTTTAACTGCGGTAGGAAATGACTTCTTGTATTATCAATTACTAATCATTTCTCTTCTATTTCCCTTAGGAATTATGAGAAGCAGAGAATGCAAGAATATCTGCAAGAGttgaaagaaatggaagaaagagtaAAACAAAGGCCATTGCTTTTTGAAAGAGTCACTCAGGTTGTCTTGCTTCTGTGTTACTTCTTACCTTCAGATACTGCATAAGACATTTGTAGTCAGGATAGATTGAATATACCCTTTCAGGCCAGTATTTGTCCATTTTAATCTCTATTGCCCTATTTCCACATAAATATTACTAATTTTTGGGACTAGGTATTTGTGGCATGCTTGCCCAGGGATCAGGGATGGCTGTAGTACGCATTGTCCAAATCAGTTACAACAGGGGTAactgcaaacacagcaaaaaatatAAGAGGTTTAAGTCGGGAAAGAAGTGATAAGAAAATTCAAGTGTCCACTGTAAAGCTCAGCTGCAGTTATGTATTATTCTCTCTCCATTTCATTACAACCACACGCTGGTAATGTGGTCCCTGACCTGTTTCCAGACCCAGAGAGGCAGCAAGTTGTAGATCACTGTTTCCCTGGCCCCTTGTCTATGTGGGTTTCCTGAGGTGTGGGTCAGGAGCATCCATGTAGGTTGGAGGACGAGTTCTCACTCAGATCTTACCTGGTGGAAGAGAATTTACACCCTCAGTGTCAGAAGGCAGAGATACACATCTGTGTAATCTGTTAAATAGCAGGTAAGAAGGTGAGTACTACTTGTTTAGGGCAATTCTGCATGGCCacatcttccttctcctccctcaaGAGCTATATACAAAACACAGAGCTCTTCATTAGCCAGTGGGAACAGGGAGCAAACCAGCTCTAAACTAGGACACAAAAGGAAAGCCTGGTGTAAAGTTTTAAGTGTTGTTTTGCCATTCTTACCTGCAGTGAATAATCATTCAATTTGCCAGATGCAATGAATGAAATGGAATATTACTGTAAATAAAGTATCAAAAGACAGGCATTGAATGCATTTAGATAACACGTAACCATTGTGGTTTGCCTACAGAAGAATGCCAGAATAGCTGCAGAAAAGCATTATTCCAACAGACTGAGAGCGCTGGGGATATGCCCAGAGTTTGTGTCAAGGAAAGGACAAACAACCAAATTACTACAATATTCCAGTGCTGAAGATTTTAATTACTCCACTGATGCCAGAGAAAGGTAGAGATTAATGAAGGATCCCCCCCCATACCTAGTAATTAGTCATTTTTGATGTGtgggtttctttctctttcttacttGCAGTCCTTCCCATGTAAATACCTGACTGTAGTTAGCATTAGTATGTATCCTGTTGTTTTACCCCAATTCAATGTGATTTTATAAAACACGGGAGAGCACTGGATATGGTTTGAAATGCCcttcaaagaaaactgaaggaaaacctTTATTTGTTCCTGTCACCCAAAACTGAGGCAGGTTGCAAGTAAGTCACTTCATTCTGCATTACCTTCACTGAATTGTGAAAGTAAGTCTTGTAAACCCCACTTTTCAATATCCATTAGGTATTATGATTCCAAAGAACgcagaaatgaaagaattgaAT
Coding sequences within:
- the FAM161A gene encoding protein FAM161A isoform X3 gives rise to the protein MAAGHRAARLAAACLRTPLDPRTRAPAALYEREPPPAAAQDGFDLDSSTNREQPLALSGDCDKQIDFSKMHHSNQEYYLKLEELKNAHLETMARLESMYRNKLHLKREQPLSTKSAAAGTCCRPTWEKSSYQPLHLHKSFSESDLSDPLSSNVSEGSDRAFEENRSETPSSALAKQRIETMWDGFSVEDYIPRTKPSSPACRTTQKKQKAWSPRVTVPKPFQMTIREARKKEQNIKSKSLVEMENNLLKKQLEEEAECQKQFRANPVPAAVFLPLYHEIVQRNEERRRSVKERSKLRLLACQKPFKFIEREKQRNEMRKMQLRDLSAPGKKTGLFKAKPVPRCVYSPAVNDRLKEEELYREIRIRVRAEELLRNSSLPNSRLALKDVSKKKKPKCSEPKQIEHKPRIKSSVPDFELLHQRFQQRLLQQKQAKHLTVCEPFGLRTPYIPSNKGKILKDIEEDEEKLKETRWPYVSPRRKPQMRHSKVNSHLGGSKSPKITESTRRRIHAIRNYEKQRMQEYLQELKEMEERVKQRPLLFERVTQKNARIAAEKHYSNRLRALGICPEFVSRKGQTTKLLQYSSAEDFNYSTDARERAIKDEVKERESFEADSSGSEQSWEEEEEEKRKDVATPIQDGQSGELEGEEEARASPYAHQPCHAGAAELNPPSDQHHEEEEEEEKEEKEEGEEEDEAQAKAGRSLSHSQEEEEDDQSGPRSRSDQPDEREEEGQSDPEAEGAFGYEDEEYESDDSEEKPSDDEAD
- the FAM161A gene encoding protein FAM161A isoform X2 is translated as MAAGHRAARLAAACLRTPLDPRTRAPAALYEREPPPAAAQDGFDLDSSTNREQPLALSGDCDKQIDFSKMHHSNQEYYLKLEELKNAHLETMARLESMYRNKLHLKREQPLSTKSAAAGTCCRPTWEKSSYQPLHLHKSFSESDLSDPLSSNVSEGSDRAFEENRSETPSSALAKQRIETMWDGFSVEDYIPRTKPSSPACRTTQKKQKAWSPRVTVPKPFQMTIREARKKEQNIKSKSLVEMENNLLKKQLEEEAECQKQFRANPVPAAVFLPLYHEIVQRNEERRRSVKERSKLRLLACQKPFKFIEREKQRNEMRKMQLRDLSAPGKKTGLFKAKPVPRCVYSPAVNDRLKEEELYREIRIRVRAEELLRNSSLPNSRLALKDVSKKKKPKCSEPKQIEHKPRIKSSVPDFELLHQRFQQRLLQQKQAKHLTVCEPFGLRTPYIPSNKGKILKDIEEDEEKLKETRWPYVSPRRKPQMRHSKVNSHLGGSKSPKITESTRRRIHAIRSSLEEKRKLEEQQQRIRTKQKQRTKSLQKLVTTRAEANDPHQSLAQVSKSKLRTFRNYEKQRMQEYLQELKEMEERVKQRPLLFERVTQKNARIAAEKHYSNRLRALGICPEFVSRKGQTTKLLQYSSAEDFNYSTDARERAIKDEVKERESFEADSSGSEQSWEEEEEEKRKDVATPIQDGQSGELEGEEEARASPYAHQPCHAGAAELNPPSDQHHEEEEEEEKEEKEEGEEEDEAQAKAGRSLSHSQEEEEDDQSGPRSRSDQPDEREEEGQSDPEAEGAFGYEDEEYESDDSEEKPSDDEAD
- the FAM161A gene encoding protein FAM161A isoform X1; this encodes MKRPRFRPRGRPQRGGAGRGDGRGAPRSAPGRRLPAHPAGPAHPRACRALRAGAAARRRADIPLFQDGFDLDSSTNREQPLALSGDCDKQIDFSKMHHSNQEYYLKLEELKNAHLETMARLESMYRNKLHLKREQPLSTKSAAAGTCCRPTWEKSSYQPLHLHKSFSESDLSDPLSSNVSEGSDRAFEENRSETPSSALAKQRIETMWDGFSVEDYIPRTKPSSPACRTTQKKQKAWSPRVTVPKPFQMTIREARKKEQNIKSKSLVEMENNLLKKQLEEEAECQKQFRANPVPAAVFLPLYHEIVQRNEERRRSVKERSKLRLLACQKPFKFIEREKQRNEMRKMQLRDLSAPGKKTGLFKAKPVPRCVYSPAVNDRLKEEELYREIRIRVRAEELLRNSSLPNSRLALKDVSKKKKPKCSEPKQIEHKPRIKSSVPDFELLHQRFQQRLLQQKQAKHLTVCEPFGLRTPYIPSNKGKILKDIEEDEEKLKETRWPYVSPRRKPQMRHSKVNSHLGGSKSPKITESTRRRIHAIRSSLEEKRKLEEQQQRIRTKQKQRTKSLQKLVTTRAEANDPHQSLAQVSKSKLRTFRNYEKQRMQEYLQELKEMEERVKQRPLLFERVTQKNARIAAEKHYSNRLRALGICPEFVSRKGQTTKLLQYSSAEDFNYSTDARERAIKDEVKERESFEADSSGSEQSWEEEEEEKRKDVATPIQDGQSGELEGEEEARASPYAHQPCHAGAAELNPPSDQHHEEEEEEEKEEKEEGEEEDEAQAKAGRSLSHSQEEEEDDQSGPRSRSDQPDEREEEGQSDPEAEGAFGYEDEEYESDDSEEKPSDDEAD